One part of the Triplophysa rosa linkage group LG5, Trosa_1v2, whole genome shotgun sequence genome encodes these proteins:
- the apol1 gene encoding apolipoprotein L1 isoform X3 produces MTLVCFQQDLLIMELHQISDPLTHYTAEVMEKTQLSCNEEPADKPSQFTQIKGPDSNTETVDRQTHEQELNSISHNMTTEMDRNQQGDTDHVLEKKQDTEREIPREENNPKWKGEKKNNRNPFLPELAARSKTVQKRNGKQDGGYDSDPADTKGRKKPLMEWLDDFRLHESQREDEEDLDGLMDWWSTVEQWEEMPKGVNMTEKEEAKAFALTAEKVQKGIHVFNKLFSERAEGLWQHVIDLHAIADGLDRFNKKTKIAQITGGSTSALGGIATITGLALAPFTMGTSLIVTAVGLGVAMAGGLTSASAGISNTVNNSLDRKKVERIVEDYQEKMADLNKCMKFIKQGITNLRKFNLNRVKKHAYNQDFPGFDDIYEDGAMAGKAILSNANEIMRVMQVANAAGTTAARAVQIASISTGVLTGLFVGMDIYFVAKDSHELKNGAKSEFAAKIREVAEQLHEGLVELNSIREELQLSNAVNEKQATS; encoded by the exons ATGACCCTCGTCTGTTTCCAGCAGGACCTTCTCATAATGGAACTTCATCAAATCAGCGACCCCTTAACACATTACACTGCTGAG GTTATGGAAAAAACACAACTGTCCTGCAATGAGGAACCTGCGGATAAACCATCACAATTCACGCAG ATTAAGGGTCCTGATTCAAACACAGAGACTGTTGACCGACAAACACATGAGCAA GAGCTTAACAGCATCTCGCACAACATGACAACAGAGATGGACAGAAATCAG CAGGGGGATACTGATCATGTTCTGGAAAAGAAGCAAGACACCGAGCGTGAGATACCTAGAGAAGAGAACAATCCTAAA TGGAAAGGAGAGaagaaaaataacagaaatccCTTTTTGCCCGAACTTGCAGCAAGG AGCAAAACAGTGCAGAAGAGGAATGGGAAGCAAGATGGCGGATATGACAGTGACCCTGCAGAC ACTAAAGGCCGTAAGAAGCCCCTCATGGAATGGCTGGATGACTTCCGTTTGCACGAATCTCAGAGGGAAGATGAAGAG GATCTTGACGGCCTCATGGATTGGTGGAGCACTGTGGAAC AATGGGAGGAGATGCCCAAAGGTGTCAACATGACGGAGAAAGAAGAAGCCAA GGCTTTTGCTTTAACAGCTGAGAAGGTGCAGAAGGGCATCCATGTGTTTAACAAACTTTTCTCAGAACGAGCGGAGGGACTGTGGCAGCACGTGATCGACCTGCACGCCATCGCTGATGGCCTGGACCGCTTTAACAAGAAGACCAAGATCGCCCAGATCACTGGCGGCTCCACGAGTGCTTTGGGGGGCATTGCCACCATCACCGGTCTCGCCCTGGCACCTTTCACCATGGGAACCTCTCTGATCGTGACTGCCGTCGGCTTGGGCGTTGCCATGGCTGGCGGACTAACCTCGGCCTCTGCTGGGATATCCAATACCGTCAACAACTCTTTGGATCGCAAGAAAGTGGAACGCATCGTGGAGGACTACCAAGAGAAGATGGCCGACCTTAACAAATGCATGAAGTTCATCAAGCAGGGAATCACAAACCTGCGCAAGTTCAATCTGAACAGGGTGAAGAAGCATGCGTACAATCAGGATTTTCCTGGTTTTGATGATATCTATGAAGACGGCGCCATGGCAGGCAAAGCCATTCTAAGCAATGCCAATGAGATCATGCGAGTGATGCAAGTAGCCAATGCAGCCGGAACGACGGCGGCACGCGCCGTGCAGATCGCCAGTATATCCACTGGTGTTCTGACTGGACTGTTTGTTGGGATGGACATATACTTTGTGGCAAAAGACTCGCACGAGCTGAAAAATGGTGCAAAGTCAGAATTTGCTGCCAAGATTAGAGAGGTGGCAGAGCAGTTACATGAGGGTTTGGTGGAACTCAACAGCATTCGAGAGGAGCTGCAGTTAAGCAACGCTGTGAACGAAAAGCAAGCAACCTCCTGA
- the apol1 gene encoding apolipoprotein L1 isoform X5, protein MTLVCFQQDLLIMELHQISDPLTHYTAEQVMEKTQLSCNEEPADKPSQFTQGPDSNTETVDRQTHEQELNSISHNMTTEMDRNQGDTDHVLEKKQDTEREIPREENNPKWKGEKKNNRNPFLPELAARSKTVQKRNGKQDGGYDSDPADTKGRKKPLMEWLDDFRLHESQREDEEDLDGLMDWWSTVEQWEEMPKGVNMTEKEEAKAFALTAEKVQKGIHVFNKLFSERAEGLWQHVIDLHAIADGLDRFNKKTKIAQITGGSTSALGGIATITGLALAPFTMGTSLIVTAVGLGVAMAGGLTSASAGISNTVNNSLDRKKVERIVEDYQEKMADLNKCMKFIKQGITNLRKFNLNRVKKHAYNQDFPGFDDIYEDGAMAGKAILSNANEIMRVMQVANAAGTTAARAVQIASISTGVLTGLFVGMDIYFVAKDSHELKNGAKSEFAAKIREVAEQLHEGLVELNSIREELQLSNAVNEKQATS, encoded by the exons ATGACCCTCGTCTGTTTCCAGCAGGACCTTCTCATAATGGAACTTCATCAAATCAGCGACCCCTTAACACATTACACTGCTGAG CAGGTTATGGAAAAAACACAACTGTCCTGCAATGAGGAACCTGCGGATAAACCATCACAATTCACGCAG GGTCCTGATTCAAACACAGAGACTGTTGACCGACAAACACATGAGCAA GAGCTTAACAGCATCTCGCACAACATGACAACAGAGATGGACAGAAATCAG GGGGATACTGATCATGTTCTGGAAAAGAAGCAAGACACCGAGCGTGAGATACCTAGAGAAGAGAACAATCCTAAA TGGAAAGGAGAGaagaaaaataacagaaatccCTTTTTGCCCGAACTTGCAGCAAGG AGCAAAACAGTGCAGAAGAGGAATGGGAAGCAAGATGGCGGATATGACAGTGACCCTGCAGAC ACTAAAGGCCGTAAGAAGCCCCTCATGGAATGGCTGGATGACTTCCGTTTGCACGAATCTCAGAGGGAAGATGAAGAG GATCTTGACGGCCTCATGGATTGGTGGAGCACTGTGGAAC AATGGGAGGAGATGCCCAAAGGTGTCAACATGACGGAGAAAGAAGAAGCCAA GGCTTTTGCTTTAACAGCTGAGAAGGTGCAGAAGGGCATCCATGTGTTTAACAAACTTTTCTCAGAACGAGCGGAGGGACTGTGGCAGCACGTGATCGACCTGCACGCCATCGCTGATGGCCTGGACCGCTTTAACAAGAAGACCAAGATCGCCCAGATCACTGGCGGCTCCACGAGTGCTTTGGGGGGCATTGCCACCATCACCGGTCTCGCCCTGGCACCTTTCACCATGGGAACCTCTCTGATCGTGACTGCCGTCGGCTTGGGCGTTGCCATGGCTGGCGGACTAACCTCGGCCTCTGCTGGGATATCCAATACCGTCAACAACTCTTTGGATCGCAAGAAAGTGGAACGCATCGTGGAGGACTACCAAGAGAAGATGGCCGACCTTAACAAATGCATGAAGTTCATCAAGCAGGGAATCACAAACCTGCGCAAGTTCAATCTGAACAGGGTGAAGAAGCATGCGTACAATCAGGATTTTCCTGGTTTTGATGATATCTATGAAGACGGCGCCATGGCAGGCAAAGCCATTCTAAGCAATGCCAATGAGATCATGCGAGTGATGCAAGTAGCCAATGCAGCCGGAACGACGGCGGCACGCGCCGTGCAGATCGCCAGTATATCCACTGGTGTTCTGACTGGACTGTTTGTTGGGATGGACATATACTTTGTGGCAAAAGACTCGCACGAGCTGAAAAATGGTGCAAAGTCAGAATTTGCTGCCAAGATTAGAGAGGTGGCAGAGCAGTTACATGAGGGTTTGGTGGAACTCAACAGCATTCGAGAGGAGCTGCAGTTAAGCAACGCTGTGAACGAAAAGCAAGCAACCTCCTGA
- the apol1 gene encoding apolipoprotein L1 isoform X7: MELHQISDPLTHYTAEQVMEKTQLSCNEEPADKPSQFTQIKGPDSNTETVDRQTHEQELNSISHNMTTEMDRNQQGDTDHVLEKKQDTEREIPREENNPKWKGEKKNNRNPFLPELAARSKTVQKRNGKQDGGYDSDPADTKGRKKPLMEWLDDFRLHESQREDEEDLDGLMDWWSTVEQWEEMPKGVNMTEKEEAKAFALTAEKVQKGIHVFNKLFSERAEGLWQHVIDLHAIADGLDRFNKKTKIAQITGGSTSALGGIATITGLALAPFTMGTSLIVTAVGLGVAMAGGLTSASAGISNTVNNSLDRKKVERIVEDYQEKMADLNKCMKFIKQGITNLRKFNLNRVKKHAYNQDFPGFDDIYEDGAMAGKAILSNANEIMRVMQVANAAGTTAARAVQIASISTGVLTGLFVGMDIYFVAKDSHELKNGAKSEFAAKIREVAEQLHEGLVELNSIREELQLSNAVNEKQATS; this comes from the exons ATGGAACTTCATCAAATCAGCGACCCCTTAACACATTACACTGCTGAG CAGGTTATGGAAAAAACACAACTGTCCTGCAATGAGGAACCTGCGGATAAACCATCACAATTCACGCAG ATTAAGGGTCCTGATTCAAACACAGAGACTGTTGACCGACAAACACATGAGCAA GAGCTTAACAGCATCTCGCACAACATGACAACAGAGATGGACAGAAATCAG CAGGGGGATACTGATCATGTTCTGGAAAAGAAGCAAGACACCGAGCGTGAGATACCTAGAGAAGAGAACAATCCTAAA TGGAAAGGAGAGaagaaaaataacagaaatccCTTTTTGCCCGAACTTGCAGCAAGG AGCAAAACAGTGCAGAAGAGGAATGGGAAGCAAGATGGCGGATATGACAGTGACCCTGCAGAC ACTAAAGGCCGTAAGAAGCCCCTCATGGAATGGCTGGATGACTTCCGTTTGCACGAATCTCAGAGGGAAGATGAAGAG GATCTTGACGGCCTCATGGATTGGTGGAGCACTGTGGAAC AATGGGAGGAGATGCCCAAAGGTGTCAACATGACGGAGAAAGAAGAAGCCAA GGCTTTTGCTTTAACAGCTGAGAAGGTGCAGAAGGGCATCCATGTGTTTAACAAACTTTTCTCAGAACGAGCGGAGGGACTGTGGCAGCACGTGATCGACCTGCACGCCATCGCTGATGGCCTGGACCGCTTTAACAAGAAGACCAAGATCGCCCAGATCACTGGCGGCTCCACGAGTGCTTTGGGGGGCATTGCCACCATCACCGGTCTCGCCCTGGCACCTTTCACCATGGGAACCTCTCTGATCGTGACTGCCGTCGGCTTGGGCGTTGCCATGGCTGGCGGACTAACCTCGGCCTCTGCTGGGATATCCAATACCGTCAACAACTCTTTGGATCGCAAGAAAGTGGAACGCATCGTGGAGGACTACCAAGAGAAGATGGCCGACCTTAACAAATGCATGAAGTTCATCAAGCAGGGAATCACAAACCTGCGCAAGTTCAATCTGAACAGGGTGAAGAAGCATGCGTACAATCAGGATTTTCCTGGTTTTGATGATATCTATGAAGACGGCGCCATGGCAGGCAAAGCCATTCTAAGCAATGCCAATGAGATCATGCGAGTGATGCAAGTAGCCAATGCAGCCGGAACGACGGCGGCACGCGCCGTGCAGATCGCCAGTATATCCACTGGTGTTCTGACTGGACTGTTTGTTGGGATGGACATATACTTTGTGGCAAAAGACTCGCACGAGCTGAAAAATGGTGCAAAGTCAGAATTTGCTGCCAAGATTAGAGAGGTGGCAGAGCAGTTACATGAGGGTTTGGTGGAACTCAACAGCATTCGAGAGGAGCTGCAGTTAAGCAACGCTGTGAACGAAAAGCAAGCAACCTCCTGA
- the apol1 gene encoding apolipoprotein L1 isoform X8: protein MELHQISDPLTHYTAEVMEKTQLSCNEEPADKPSQFTQIKGPDSNTETVDRQTHEQELNSISHNMTTEMDRNQQGDTDHVLEKKQDTEREIPREENNPKWKGEKKNNRNPFLPELAARSKTVQKRNGKQDGGYDSDPADTKGRKKPLMEWLDDFRLHESQREDEEDLDGLMDWWSTVEQWEEMPKGVNMTEKEEAKAFALTAEKVQKGIHVFNKLFSERAEGLWQHVIDLHAIADGLDRFNKKTKIAQITGGSTSALGGIATITGLALAPFTMGTSLIVTAVGLGVAMAGGLTSASAGISNTVNNSLDRKKVERIVEDYQEKMADLNKCMKFIKQGITNLRKFNLNRVKKHAYNQDFPGFDDIYEDGAMAGKAILSNANEIMRVMQVANAAGTTAARAVQIASISTGVLTGLFVGMDIYFVAKDSHELKNGAKSEFAAKIREVAEQLHEGLVELNSIREELQLSNAVNEKQATS from the exons ATGGAACTTCATCAAATCAGCGACCCCTTAACACATTACACTGCTGAG GTTATGGAAAAAACACAACTGTCCTGCAATGAGGAACCTGCGGATAAACCATCACAATTCACGCAG ATTAAGGGTCCTGATTCAAACACAGAGACTGTTGACCGACAAACACATGAGCAA GAGCTTAACAGCATCTCGCACAACATGACAACAGAGATGGACAGAAATCAG CAGGGGGATACTGATCATGTTCTGGAAAAGAAGCAAGACACCGAGCGTGAGATACCTAGAGAAGAGAACAATCCTAAA TGGAAAGGAGAGaagaaaaataacagaaatccCTTTTTGCCCGAACTTGCAGCAAGG AGCAAAACAGTGCAGAAGAGGAATGGGAAGCAAGATGGCGGATATGACAGTGACCCTGCAGAC ACTAAAGGCCGTAAGAAGCCCCTCATGGAATGGCTGGATGACTTCCGTTTGCACGAATCTCAGAGGGAAGATGAAGAG GATCTTGACGGCCTCATGGATTGGTGGAGCACTGTGGAAC AATGGGAGGAGATGCCCAAAGGTGTCAACATGACGGAGAAAGAAGAAGCCAA GGCTTTTGCTTTAACAGCTGAGAAGGTGCAGAAGGGCATCCATGTGTTTAACAAACTTTTCTCAGAACGAGCGGAGGGACTGTGGCAGCACGTGATCGACCTGCACGCCATCGCTGATGGCCTGGACCGCTTTAACAAGAAGACCAAGATCGCCCAGATCACTGGCGGCTCCACGAGTGCTTTGGGGGGCATTGCCACCATCACCGGTCTCGCCCTGGCACCTTTCACCATGGGAACCTCTCTGATCGTGACTGCCGTCGGCTTGGGCGTTGCCATGGCTGGCGGACTAACCTCGGCCTCTGCTGGGATATCCAATACCGTCAACAACTCTTTGGATCGCAAGAAAGTGGAACGCATCGTGGAGGACTACCAAGAGAAGATGGCCGACCTTAACAAATGCATGAAGTTCATCAAGCAGGGAATCACAAACCTGCGCAAGTTCAATCTGAACAGGGTGAAGAAGCATGCGTACAATCAGGATTTTCCTGGTTTTGATGATATCTATGAAGACGGCGCCATGGCAGGCAAAGCCATTCTAAGCAATGCCAATGAGATCATGCGAGTGATGCAAGTAGCCAATGCAGCCGGAACGACGGCGGCACGCGCCGTGCAGATCGCCAGTATATCCACTGGTGTTCTGACTGGACTGTTTGTTGGGATGGACATATACTTTGTGGCAAAAGACTCGCACGAGCTGAAAAATGGTGCAAAGTCAGAATTTGCTGCCAAGATTAGAGAGGTGGCAGAGCAGTTACATGAGGGTTTGGTGGAACTCAACAGCATTCGAGAGGAGCTGCAGTTAAGCAACGCTGTGAACGAAAAGCAAGCAACCTCCTGA
- the apol1 gene encoding apolipoprotein L1 isoform X6, giving the protein MTLVCFQQDLLIMELHQISDPLTHYTAEVMEKTQLSCNEEPADKPSQFTQGPDSNTETVDRQTHEQELNSISHNMTTEMDRNQQGDTDHVLEKKQDTEREIPREENNPKWKGEKKNNRNPFLPELAARSKTVQKRNGKQDGGYDSDPADTKGRKKPLMEWLDDFRLHESQREDEEDLDGLMDWWSTVEQWEEMPKGVNMTEKEEAKAFALTAEKVQKGIHVFNKLFSERAEGLWQHVIDLHAIADGLDRFNKKTKIAQITGGSTSALGGIATITGLALAPFTMGTSLIVTAVGLGVAMAGGLTSASAGISNTVNNSLDRKKVERIVEDYQEKMADLNKCMKFIKQGITNLRKFNLNRVKKHAYNQDFPGFDDIYEDGAMAGKAILSNANEIMRVMQVANAAGTTAARAVQIASISTGVLTGLFVGMDIYFVAKDSHELKNGAKSEFAAKIREVAEQLHEGLVELNSIREELQLSNAVNEKQATS; this is encoded by the exons ATGACCCTCGTCTGTTTCCAGCAGGACCTTCTCATAATGGAACTTCATCAAATCAGCGACCCCTTAACACATTACACTGCTGAG GTTATGGAAAAAACACAACTGTCCTGCAATGAGGAACCTGCGGATAAACCATCACAATTCACGCAG GGTCCTGATTCAAACACAGAGACTGTTGACCGACAAACACATGAGCAA GAGCTTAACAGCATCTCGCACAACATGACAACAGAGATGGACAGAAATCAG CAGGGGGATACTGATCATGTTCTGGAAAAGAAGCAAGACACCGAGCGTGAGATACCTAGAGAAGAGAACAATCCTAAA TGGAAAGGAGAGaagaaaaataacagaaatccCTTTTTGCCCGAACTTGCAGCAAGG AGCAAAACAGTGCAGAAGAGGAATGGGAAGCAAGATGGCGGATATGACAGTGACCCTGCAGAC ACTAAAGGCCGTAAGAAGCCCCTCATGGAATGGCTGGATGACTTCCGTTTGCACGAATCTCAGAGGGAAGATGAAGAG GATCTTGACGGCCTCATGGATTGGTGGAGCACTGTGGAAC AATGGGAGGAGATGCCCAAAGGTGTCAACATGACGGAGAAAGAAGAAGCCAA GGCTTTTGCTTTAACAGCTGAGAAGGTGCAGAAGGGCATCCATGTGTTTAACAAACTTTTCTCAGAACGAGCGGAGGGACTGTGGCAGCACGTGATCGACCTGCACGCCATCGCTGATGGCCTGGACCGCTTTAACAAGAAGACCAAGATCGCCCAGATCACTGGCGGCTCCACGAGTGCTTTGGGGGGCATTGCCACCATCACCGGTCTCGCCCTGGCACCTTTCACCATGGGAACCTCTCTGATCGTGACTGCCGTCGGCTTGGGCGTTGCCATGGCTGGCGGACTAACCTCGGCCTCTGCTGGGATATCCAATACCGTCAACAACTCTTTGGATCGCAAGAAAGTGGAACGCATCGTGGAGGACTACCAAGAGAAGATGGCCGACCTTAACAAATGCATGAAGTTCATCAAGCAGGGAATCACAAACCTGCGCAAGTTCAATCTGAACAGGGTGAAGAAGCATGCGTACAATCAGGATTTTCCTGGTTTTGATGATATCTATGAAGACGGCGCCATGGCAGGCAAAGCCATTCTAAGCAATGCCAATGAGATCATGCGAGTGATGCAAGTAGCCAATGCAGCCGGAACGACGGCGGCACGCGCCGTGCAGATCGCCAGTATATCCACTGGTGTTCTGACTGGACTGTTTGTTGGGATGGACATATACTTTGTGGCAAAAGACTCGCACGAGCTGAAAAATGGTGCAAAGTCAGAATTTGCTGCCAAGATTAGAGAGGTGGCAGAGCAGTTACATGAGGGTTTGGTGGAACTCAACAGCATTCGAGAGGAGCTGCAGTTAAGCAACGCTGTGAACGAAAAGCAAGCAACCTCCTGA
- the apol1 gene encoding apolipoprotein L1 isoform X4 has protein sequence MTLVCFQQDLLIMELHQISDPLTHYTAEQVMEKTQLSCNEEPADKPSQFTQGPDSNTETVDRQTHEQELNSISHNMTTEMDRNQQGDTDHVLEKKQDTEREIPREENNPKWKGEKKNNRNPFLPELAARSKTVQKRNGKQDGGYDSDPADTKGRKKPLMEWLDDFRLHESQREDEEDLDGLMDWWSTVEQWEEMPKGVNMTEKEEAKAFALTAEKVQKGIHVFNKLFSERAEGLWQHVIDLHAIADGLDRFNKKTKIAQITGGSTSALGGIATITGLALAPFTMGTSLIVTAVGLGVAMAGGLTSASAGISNTVNNSLDRKKVERIVEDYQEKMADLNKCMKFIKQGITNLRKFNLNRVKKHAYNQDFPGFDDIYEDGAMAGKAILSNANEIMRVMQVANAAGTTAARAVQIASISTGVLTGLFVGMDIYFVAKDSHELKNGAKSEFAAKIREVAEQLHEGLVELNSIREELQLSNAVNEKQATS, from the exons ATGACCCTCGTCTGTTTCCAGCAGGACCTTCTCATAATGGAACTTCATCAAATCAGCGACCCCTTAACACATTACACTGCTGAG CAGGTTATGGAAAAAACACAACTGTCCTGCAATGAGGAACCTGCGGATAAACCATCACAATTCACGCAG GGTCCTGATTCAAACACAGAGACTGTTGACCGACAAACACATGAGCAA GAGCTTAACAGCATCTCGCACAACATGACAACAGAGATGGACAGAAATCAG CAGGGGGATACTGATCATGTTCTGGAAAAGAAGCAAGACACCGAGCGTGAGATACCTAGAGAAGAGAACAATCCTAAA TGGAAAGGAGAGaagaaaaataacagaaatccCTTTTTGCCCGAACTTGCAGCAAGG AGCAAAACAGTGCAGAAGAGGAATGGGAAGCAAGATGGCGGATATGACAGTGACCCTGCAGAC ACTAAAGGCCGTAAGAAGCCCCTCATGGAATGGCTGGATGACTTCCGTTTGCACGAATCTCAGAGGGAAGATGAAGAG GATCTTGACGGCCTCATGGATTGGTGGAGCACTGTGGAAC AATGGGAGGAGATGCCCAAAGGTGTCAACATGACGGAGAAAGAAGAAGCCAA GGCTTTTGCTTTAACAGCTGAGAAGGTGCAGAAGGGCATCCATGTGTTTAACAAACTTTTCTCAGAACGAGCGGAGGGACTGTGGCAGCACGTGATCGACCTGCACGCCATCGCTGATGGCCTGGACCGCTTTAACAAGAAGACCAAGATCGCCCAGATCACTGGCGGCTCCACGAGTGCTTTGGGGGGCATTGCCACCATCACCGGTCTCGCCCTGGCACCTTTCACCATGGGAACCTCTCTGATCGTGACTGCCGTCGGCTTGGGCGTTGCCATGGCTGGCGGACTAACCTCGGCCTCTGCTGGGATATCCAATACCGTCAACAACTCTTTGGATCGCAAGAAAGTGGAACGCATCGTGGAGGACTACCAAGAGAAGATGGCCGACCTTAACAAATGCATGAAGTTCATCAAGCAGGGAATCACAAACCTGCGCAAGTTCAATCTGAACAGGGTGAAGAAGCATGCGTACAATCAGGATTTTCCTGGTTTTGATGATATCTATGAAGACGGCGCCATGGCAGGCAAAGCCATTCTAAGCAATGCCAATGAGATCATGCGAGTGATGCAAGTAGCCAATGCAGCCGGAACGACGGCGGCACGCGCCGTGCAGATCGCCAGTATATCCACTGGTGTTCTGACTGGACTGTTTGTTGGGATGGACATATACTTTGTGGCAAAAGACTCGCACGAGCTGAAAAATGGTGCAAAGTCAGAATTTGCTGCCAAGATTAGAGAGGTGGCAGAGCAGTTACATGAGGGTTTGGTGGAACTCAACAGCATTCGAGAGGAGCTGCAGTTAAGCAACGCTGTGAACGAAAAGCAAGCAACCTCCTGA
- the apol1 gene encoding apolipoprotein L1 isoform X2 — MTLVCFQQDLLIMELHQISDPLTHYTAEQVMEKTQLSCNEEPADKPSQFTQIKGPDSNTETVDRQTHEQELNSISHNMTTEMDRNQGDTDHVLEKKQDTEREIPREENNPKWKGEKKNNRNPFLPELAARSKTVQKRNGKQDGGYDSDPADTKGRKKPLMEWLDDFRLHESQREDEEDLDGLMDWWSTVEQWEEMPKGVNMTEKEEAKAFALTAEKVQKGIHVFNKLFSERAEGLWQHVIDLHAIADGLDRFNKKTKIAQITGGSTSALGGIATITGLALAPFTMGTSLIVTAVGLGVAMAGGLTSASAGISNTVNNSLDRKKVERIVEDYQEKMADLNKCMKFIKQGITNLRKFNLNRVKKHAYNQDFPGFDDIYEDGAMAGKAILSNANEIMRVMQVANAAGTTAARAVQIASISTGVLTGLFVGMDIYFVAKDSHELKNGAKSEFAAKIREVAEQLHEGLVELNSIREELQLSNAVNEKQATS; from the exons ATGACCCTCGTCTGTTTCCAGCAGGACCTTCTCATAATGGAACTTCATCAAATCAGCGACCCCTTAACACATTACACTGCTGAG CAGGTTATGGAAAAAACACAACTGTCCTGCAATGAGGAACCTGCGGATAAACCATCACAATTCACGCAG ATTAAGGGTCCTGATTCAAACACAGAGACTGTTGACCGACAAACACATGAGCAA GAGCTTAACAGCATCTCGCACAACATGACAACAGAGATGGACAGAAATCAG GGGGATACTGATCATGTTCTGGAAAAGAAGCAAGACACCGAGCGTGAGATACCTAGAGAAGAGAACAATCCTAAA TGGAAAGGAGAGaagaaaaataacagaaatccCTTTTTGCCCGAACTTGCAGCAAGG AGCAAAACAGTGCAGAAGAGGAATGGGAAGCAAGATGGCGGATATGACAGTGACCCTGCAGAC ACTAAAGGCCGTAAGAAGCCCCTCATGGAATGGCTGGATGACTTCCGTTTGCACGAATCTCAGAGGGAAGATGAAGAG GATCTTGACGGCCTCATGGATTGGTGGAGCACTGTGGAAC AATGGGAGGAGATGCCCAAAGGTGTCAACATGACGGAGAAAGAAGAAGCCAA GGCTTTTGCTTTAACAGCTGAGAAGGTGCAGAAGGGCATCCATGTGTTTAACAAACTTTTCTCAGAACGAGCGGAGGGACTGTGGCAGCACGTGATCGACCTGCACGCCATCGCTGATGGCCTGGACCGCTTTAACAAGAAGACCAAGATCGCCCAGATCACTGGCGGCTCCACGAGTGCTTTGGGGGGCATTGCCACCATCACCGGTCTCGCCCTGGCACCTTTCACCATGGGAACCTCTCTGATCGTGACTGCCGTCGGCTTGGGCGTTGCCATGGCTGGCGGACTAACCTCGGCCTCTGCTGGGATATCCAATACCGTCAACAACTCTTTGGATCGCAAGAAAGTGGAACGCATCGTGGAGGACTACCAAGAGAAGATGGCCGACCTTAACAAATGCATGAAGTTCATCAAGCAGGGAATCACAAACCTGCGCAAGTTCAATCTGAACAGGGTGAAGAAGCATGCGTACAATCAGGATTTTCCTGGTTTTGATGATATCTATGAAGACGGCGCCATGGCAGGCAAAGCCATTCTAAGCAATGCCAATGAGATCATGCGAGTGATGCAAGTAGCCAATGCAGCCGGAACGACGGCGGCACGCGCCGTGCAGATCGCCAGTATATCCACTGGTGTTCTGACTGGACTGTTTGTTGGGATGGACATATACTTTGTGGCAAAAGACTCGCACGAGCTGAAAAATGGTGCAAAGTCAGAATTTGCTGCCAAGATTAGAGAGGTGGCAGAGCAGTTACATGAGGGTTTGGTGGAACTCAACAGCATTCGAGAGGAGCTGCAGTTAAGCAACGCTGTGAACGAAAAGCAAGCAACCTCCTGA